A single genomic interval of Labilibaculum sp. DW002 harbors:
- a CDS encoding PAS domain S-box protein: MKVLRSNILDLLYKGESEEFILNEIVKKAQLIAPGSICSILIVDGEGKHLLLGAAPDLPDFYNKAIDNFPIGPEKGSCGTAAYTGESVIVEDISTHSYWKDIKELAKKAGLASCWSEPIKDPSGKILGTFAIYHRVVHSPSSTDITLVKDLASLTGIVLDRYRITRKLEESENKYKTLASASNEAVFIVEGDKIVEVNKRAEIITGYSELELSGMSIFNFIGREYWVKPYTDESKKFRHKIKANGITKNSLKIDVVVHIKNSIFKGKVVCLLSIRDVSNQIRVENEFRKLSQSVIQSPTSVVITDFNGDIEYVNPKFEELTGYSLEEVKGENPRILSSGLNHSNTYKSLWKEIKAGNEWRGEFQNKKKTGELFWEFANISALKNDRGEITNFIAVKEDITERKRQEQIQQIILNISNAVFSENTLFEFIQFIRQQLSTLIDTTNFFVALYDEDNQMFSMPFHDDEFDSFDTFPKGKTISGWVVENGKPLLATAKDLDEMESRGEVELKGEPSKIWLGMPLKGKEKVIGVLVIQSYIDENIVNEKDKEMLELVSHQISISIEKKRTEQELHKALKNATESDRLKSVFLATMSHELRTPLNAVIGFSELVDDETPINLAIDYCKLINQSGQNLLNIVEDLFDISLIQSGAVKITHQKYRLEQILQEINVVIRMEQQVLNKQHIDLNLVLPKIHQNLVFSTDPNRFKQIFLNLLKNALKFTDKGSIEFGLYEHDLESNLPLKFYVKDTGVGIPDEMKDNIFGMFRQANESLSRTYNGVGIGLSISKSLTELLGGKIWLESQVGEGTTFYFTHPINKK; the protein is encoded by the coding sequence GAAGAATTCATTTTAAATGAGATTGTTAAGAAAGCTCAGCTTATTGCTCCTGGATCGATATGTTCTATTTTAATTGTTGATGGGGAAGGAAAGCATCTGCTTTTAGGAGCTGCCCCTGATTTACCCGATTTTTATAATAAAGCCATAGACAATTTTCCTATTGGTCCAGAAAAAGGATCCTGTGGAACTGCTGCATATACAGGAGAGAGTGTAATTGTTGAAGATATAAGTACTCATTCATATTGGAAAGATATTAAAGAATTGGCCAAAAAAGCAGGCTTGGCTTCTTGTTGGTCCGAACCAATTAAAGATCCTTCAGGAAAAATACTAGGTACTTTTGCTATATATCATAGGGTGGTGCATTCTCCAAGTTCTACTGATATTACACTTGTAAAGGATTTAGCTAGTTTAACTGGTATTGTGTTGGATCGTTATCGAATAACCAGAAAATTAGAAGAAAGCGAAAACAAATATAAAACACTAGCTAGCGCTAGTAATGAGGCTGTTTTTATTGTTGAAGGTGATAAAATAGTTGAAGTAAATAAGCGTGCTGAAATAATAACTGGGTATTCTGAGTTGGAACTGTCTGGTATGTCTATTTTTAATTTTATAGGAAGGGAGTATTGGGTTAAGCCTTACACTGATGAATCCAAGAAGTTTAGACATAAAATTAAAGCCAATGGAATTACTAAAAATAGTTTAAAAATAGATGTTGTAGTTCATATTAAAAATTCCATTTTTAAAGGAAAAGTGGTGTGTTTACTGTCCATTCGTGATGTTAGTAATCAAATTCGAGTTGAAAATGAATTTCGTAAATTATCGCAATCGGTAATACAAAGTCCAACATCAGTTGTTATTACTGATTTTAATGGAGATATCGAATATGTAAATCCGAAATTTGAAGAATTAACTGGTTATTCCTTGGAAGAAGTGAAAGGTGAAAACCCGCGGATCTTAAGTTCTGGACTCAATCATTCCAATACCTACAAAAGTTTATGGAAAGAAATTAAGGCAGGTAATGAGTGGAGAGGTGAGTTTCAAAATAAGAAAAAGACGGGTGAGTTATTTTGGGAGTTTGCAAACATTTCTGCATTAAAAAATGATAGAGGTGAAATAACAAACTTTATTGCGGTTAAAGAAGATATTACGGAACGGAAAAGACAAGAACAAATACAGCAAATCATATTAAATATTTCTAATGCAGTATTTTCTGAAAATACCTTATTTGAATTTATACAATTTATTCGACAGCAATTATCTACCTTAATTGATACAACTAATTTCTTTGTGGCTCTTTATGATGAAGACAATCAAATGTTTAGTATGCCATTTCATGATGATGAATTTGATTCTTTTGATACTTTTCCAAAAGGAAAAACAATTTCCGGTTGGGTTGTTGAAAATGGAAAACCTTTACTTGCCACGGCAAAAGATCTAGATGAAATGGAATCGCGTGGAGAGGTTGAATTAAAAGGAGAACCATCTAAAATTTGGTTGGGAATGCCATTGAAAGGAAAAGAAAAGGTGATTGGTGTTTTGGTTATTCAAAGTTATATTGATGAGAATATTGTAAATGAAAAAGATAAAGAAATGTTGGAGTTGGTTTCGCACCAAATCAGCATATCTATAGAGAAAAAAAGAACAGAGCAGGAATTGCATAAGGCATTAAAAAATGCCACAGAATCGGATCGTTTAAAATCTGTGTTTTTGGCTACAATGTCCCACGAGTTGCGTACTCCATTAAATGCAGTTATTGGTTTTTCAGAATTGGTGGATGACGAAACACCGATAAATCTTGCAATAGATTATTGCAAATTGATAAACCAAAGTGGACAAAACCTCTTAAACATTGTAGAAGATCTTTTTGATATCAGTTTAATTCAATCTGGAGCAGTTAAAATTACACATCAAAAATATCGATTGGAACAAATTCTTCAAGAAATAAATGTGGTAATTAGAATGGAGCAGCAAGTATTAAACAAGCAGCACATTGATTTAAATTTAGTTTTGCCTAAAATCCATCAAAATCTTGTTTTTAGTACCGATCCAAACCGATTTAAGCAGATATTTTTAAATCTGTTAAAGAATGCCTTAAAATTTACTGATAAGGGTTCAATTGAATTTGGTTTATACGAGCATGATTTGGAATCAAATCTTCCTCTTAAGTTTTATGTGAAAGATACTGGGGTTGGTATTCCTGATGAAATGAAAGATAATATATTTGGTATGTTTAGACAGGCCAATGAGAGCCTTTCCAGAACCTATAATGGAGTAGGAATTGGTTTGTCAATCTCAAAGAGTTTAACCGAATTATTGGGCGGGAAAATCTGGTTAGAATCTCAAGTAGGTGAGGGGACTACCTTTTATTTCACACATCCAATAAACAAAAAGTAG